One Bacillus solimangrovi DNA segment encodes these proteins:
- a CDS encoding GAF domain-containing protein: MFNVETYNQSKEKNYELVINQLKALIEGETNFIANLSNASALLNQFLDRINWVGFYLMEDGELVLGPFQGLPACIRIPVGKGVCGTAVSERRTQRIANVHEFAGHIACDAATNSEIVVPIIKDNRVIGVLDIDSPEKDRFDEVDQKFLQLFVDELIK; encoded by the coding sequence ATGTTTAACGTCGAAACTTATAATCAATCTAAGGAAAAGAATTACGAATTAGTCATCAACCAATTAAAAGCGCTGATAGAAGGAGAAACAAATTTTATCGCTAACCTTTCCAACGCCTCTGCGCTTCTAAACCAGTTTCTTGACCGAATTAACTGGGTTGGCTTTTATCTAATGGAGGACGGTGAACTCGTATTAGGGCCATTCCAAGGCCTACCTGCGTGCATACGCATTCCAGTGGGAAAAGGAGTATGTGGAACAGCAGTAAGTGAGCGACGCACTCAACGTATCGCTAATGTTCATGAATTTGCCGGTCATATTGCATGTGACGCTGCAACAAATTCAGAAATTGTTGTCCCTATCATAAAAGACAACCGTGTCATCGGTGTGCTTGATATCGATAGTCCAGAGAAGGATAGATTTGATGAGGTTGATCAAAAGTTCCTTCAATTATTCGTTGATGAACTTATAAAATAA
- a CDS encoding sensor domain-containing diguanylate cyclase, whose protein sequence is MFYALIIGKLSEVDEMMQPARHFPLKIEQLKSVLFDLTTNSYFATNRSALLEAFVSQLKQFLCADGVGFYSYNKCKGSYYLQNSSFNNEEKVSQTIPIEAYEAFTSDVSNQSEVVYAGEGLLPELSSYQTVILQFDNSDMDEYKDLLFFFYDNELDIKKFNNLLLEVKEECMKLFEYVKRNHAFHKDEERYEQLYRVTAKFHSSMNIKDVLREIIHTLEKVYPSFENYLLMSQDTEELGDLPVKGLQYDGSTISHSATQAYLTGHVQFEDRLLEDRSVLYAPLKGKQGIYGVLQVMAPNAIMFTKQEVDFVELLANTAGNALENAQLYQQSKQLIDDLRLINKTSHRLNSNLRLFDTVQFMKEQIVNSFGAQEVGFFMFPNGDEAQLLEGSTSFFKTPAARVILHSLVERIRENKDSLFISDLENDDLVSCRPYRSLLVVPMVQSGELKGGIIAFHKHPYFFTFEKFKLLESLVHHSTLAFVNSMLREKLEEMVITDYLTKLYSRNFLDDYIQKAMDTDHQGTFLLIDIDNFKLINDTFGHQVGDEIIIQVAELIRSNIRKDDIASRWGGEELAVYLPLLSLEEGIDVAKRLVKSVPEDTEPKITISCGVAYWSRKRKDSVKSLFNRADEALYEAKRTGKNKVIIHKTNL, encoded by the coding sequence ATGTTTTATGCTTTAATAATTGGCAAATTAAGTGAGGTTGACGAAATGATGCAACCAGCAAGGCATTTTCCGTTAAAAATTGAACAGTTGAAGAGTGTACTTTTTGATCTAACCACAAATAGCTATTTCGCTACTAATCGTTCAGCATTACTAGAAGCATTTGTTAGTCAATTAAAACAGTTTCTTTGTGCAGATGGAGTGGGGTTTTATTCTTACAACAAATGTAAGGGTAGTTACTACTTACAGAATAGTTCATTTAATAATGAGGAAAAGGTTTCTCAAACCATCCCTATCGAAGCTTATGAGGCGTTTACAAGTGATGTGTCCAATCAAAGTGAAGTTGTGTATGCAGGAGAAGGGCTGCTACCAGAGTTGTCTAGTTATCAAACGGTCATTCTTCAATTTGACAATTCAGATATGGATGAGTACAAAGATTTACTCTTTTTCTTTTATGATAATGAACTAGATATAAAAAAATTTAATAACCTGTTGCTAGAAGTAAAAGAAGAATGTATGAAGCTATTTGAATATGTAAAGAGGAATCATGCTTTCCACAAAGATGAAGAACGTTATGAACAGTTATACCGTGTTACTGCAAAATTTCACTCATCGATGAATATCAAGGACGTACTTCGTGAGATTATTCATACGTTAGAAAAGGTATACCCATCATTTGAGAACTATTTACTAATGTCTCAAGACACAGAGGAACTTGGGGATCTTCCAGTTAAAGGATTACAGTATGATGGGTCAACTATTAGTCATTCAGCAACACAAGCATACCTAACAGGCCATGTACAATTTGAAGATCGCTTATTGGAAGATAGGTCTGTTTTATATGCCCCTCTTAAAGGTAAACAAGGTATTTATGGGGTTTTGCAAGTGATGGCACCGAACGCAATTATGTTTACAAAACAAGAAGTTGATTTTGTAGAATTATTAGCTAATACTGCAGGTAATGCGTTAGAAAATGCACAACTATATCAACAATCTAAACAGTTAATTGACGATTTACGTTTAATTAACAAGACTTCACATCGATTGAATTCAAACCTTCGCTTATTCGATACTGTTCAATTTATGAAGGAGCAAATTGTTAATTCATTCGGAGCTCAAGAGGTTGGTTTCTTTATGTTCCCAAATGGTGATGAAGCACAGTTGTTAGAGGGAAGTACGTCATTTTTTAAGACACCCGCAGCTAGAGTTATATTGCATTCTTTAGTTGAACGAATTCGAGAGAACAAAGACTCTCTATTTATTAGTGATTTAGAAAATGATGACCTTGTATCTTGTCGGCCTTATCGTTCTTTACTTGTAGTACCTATGGTGCAAAGCGGTGAATTAAAGGGTGGTATCATTGCGTTCCACAAACATCCTTACTTTTTTACATTTGAAAAATTTAAATTACTAGAGTCGTTAGTACATCACTCAACGTTAGCTTTTGTTAATTCTATGTTGCGTGAGAAGTTAGAAGAAATGGTAATAACTGATTATTTAACAAAGCTATATTCACGTAACTTTTTAGATGATTATATCCAAAAAGCTATGGATACTGACCACCAAGGAACGTTCCTTTTAATTGATATAGATAATTTTAAGTTAATTAATGATACATTCGGTCATCAAGTTGGTGATGAAATCATTATCCAAGTTGCAGAGCTAATTAGAAGTAATATTAGAAAAGATGACATCGCTTCTCGTTGGGGAGGAGAAGAATTGGCTGTTTACTTACCTCTTCTTAGTTTAGAAGAAGGTATAGATGTTGCGAAAAGGCTTGTAAAGAGTGTACCAGAAGATACCGAACCGAAAATAACGATATCTTGTGGGGTGGCTTACTGGAGTCGTAAAAGGAAAGATTCGGTAAAGAGCTTATTTAATCGTGCAGATGAGGCGTTATATGAAGCGAAGAGAACTGGTAAGAATAAAGTAATTATTCATAAAACTAATTTGTAG